The sequence GAAGTGGTGGAACATTCCTTGCCCCTGGTCAATAACCAGATTTTATCAAGGCGTATTAAAGTCATCAAAAAATTAGAGGCTGTTTCACCTGTCTGCGGCTGCTTTGTTCGTTTTGAGGAAGTTGTGTTAAACTTACTAATGAATGCAGTACAGGCCTTAGAACCCTATAAACAGGAACATAAAGAAATCGTGATCAGTACCTGGGTAGCAGACCATAAAATCCACTTAACTGTTAGGGATAATGGACCAGGGATTGACCCAGAGATTGCTCAAAAAATATTTGAACCGTTTTTTAGTACCAAGGATGCCAGCAGTTCAATGGGCCTGGGAATGTCCATTGTTCATTCGATTGTTATGTCAAGTAATGGAACGATTGCAGTTGCTAATAACCCCGGTGGCGGAGCGTGTATTCATATTACCTTTCCTAGTTGTTAAGCATCATGGAGGCGATAAGCTGTGAAAATTTTACTGGTAGATGATGAGCGGGAGAGCAGGTCATTTTTAGCCAACTACTTAGCTCTCCAGGGTCATACTATCATCGAGTGTGATTCCGGCGAAGAAGCTTTGGAAGTTTACAAAGAGAACCGCTTTCAGATGGTATTATCAGACATAAAAATGTCCGGTATGTCAGGAATCGAACTGATTGAGGCTATCAAGTCCTTAGACACAGAACCCAAAGCAGACCTGGTACTTTATACAGGTTTTGTTGACGTATCTCTGGCCATTTCCGCTTTAAGGGCAGGAGCTTACGATTATTTAACCAAGCCCATTAACTTTGAGGAATTAACGTCGATTCTGGACCGTGTTGAGGAACACCAGAATCTCCTGTATGAAAATAAAGTGCTTACTGAGCACTTTGATGAGAAGTTAAAAGTGGCCACCAGGGACGCTGAACAACAATTAACCCAACTAAAGCAACTGGTTGCTAAACAGGCCGGGATTGAAAATATTGGGGTTTTTTCTGATGTCATGAAAAACCTGGTCAAGCATGCCCAGCAATATCATACTGATCGAACGGTACCTGTCTTGATTCAAGGGGAAACGGGGGTGGGGAAAGAGGTTATCGCCCGAATCATCCACTATGGAAATATGGAAACCCCGGGTCCCTTTGTGGATATAAACTGTGCTGCTATTTCCCCGACCCTATTTGAAAGTGAGTTATTCGGTTACGAGGGCGGTTCGTTTACCGGAGGGGTGAACAAAGGGCAAAAAGGTAAATTTGACATTGCCGCCGGCGGCACCCTGTTTTTGGATGAAATAGTCGAATTGCCTTTGGAACTGCAAGCTAAACTACTTCGTGTATTAGAAGAAAAAAGTTTCTATCGTGTTGGTGGCTTGAAGAAGATTAAAACGGATGTACGGATTATTTGTACCGCAAACTTGGACTTTGAAAAGCAAATTGAGGAAGGTATGTTCCGTATAGATTTATACTATAGGCTCAAAGTAGGGCGGATCTTAATTCCTCCCTTGCGTGAAAGAGCAGATGACATTCTGCCACTCACCCTCATGTTTTTAACAGACTTTTCCAAACGCCGGGGAAAACATTTTAGCAGGATCAGCGAACCGGCTGCCAAGTTTCTCTTGTCCTATCCATGGCCGGGCAATGTGCGGGAACTTCGCAACGCCATGGAATGGGTTTCCTTTATGTTTGATGATGAAGAGTTAACCTTAGAACACCTAAGTAATCTTACGCCCAAGAGTACAGAGGAGAAGAAGGGGACCAAATCTTTAGCGCCTGACCCTATTAACCTTGACGAGCACATCGATGATCTGATTGAGGAAGCACTGAAAATCTACAATGGCAACAAAACAAAAGCAGCCCATCATTTAGGAATTTCAGTGCGAGCCCTTTACTACCGCCTTGAAAGAATGAAGAAAAACGCTGCCAGTAAGAAGTAAAGCACCCTTTAGTTCTGATGGAAGAGTGTCAGTGGGGCAATCAAGTTATCGTACTATCAACTTATACAAACGTTCTTGAATTAGAATCTGACTGGATTTCGCTTGAAGTAGGTTTTAATGATTTTACGATAAAAAGAGCATCGCAGGACTGATAATAAGACTTACATCGATTCGTGTTATTTTTATTGTGATATTTGATGTGAAAATTGGTGTGATTTTTGAATTAACACTACAGGACTTACGAAAGAAAAAGTGACGGAAATGGCAGACACGGCATACCTACTGCAAAAGCGGCGGGTATGCCGTGTCTGTTGGGGCAAAATCCTTGGTTAGGCTTATTTATTCTTACTTTTTGTATAAGCTGCCTTATCTATAGTAAATAATATGGGATATGGTTAAAGAAAAGAGGTGATTTAAAATGGATAATTTACCAAATACACATGCACAATCTTCAGAAGTACCATCTGGAGTTATACAACATAATTTATCAAACATTGAGCCAACATCTTCAGAACTCGACGATCTTTGGAAGATGTATTTTACTGAAGGATGGCAACAGCAATGCTAAAACATTGACTGTAAGATCTCAGGACCCTGATTTCCATAATGTTTTATAGTTTGCTTTGGATGTATCAAGTTGGAATATTCAATTAATGGAGGGCCTGTTTAATACTATTCAACATCCTATTCCTAATGCTTTCGGCGAAAAGGATGTAAAGATTAATGCGCCTGCGCTATTTAGAGAAATATATTCAGTTAAATATACGAGACTATTCCGTGATCCGAAAAAACTAAACTTTGACCAACCTTGATGCTTCTGAAAAATGCAAATTTTAAACTATTTGTTGCGAATGTGCTAAGAAATTCAATCGAAGACATAATAACTGAGGCTTTAAAATACGTTATTATTAATGAATAAGAATTCATTAATAAGGCCTATCCTATATAAAATAGACGGTGGCTAAGTTGAATTTAGTCGCTGTCTTTTATGCATATTAACCAAATGTTCAATGTGATTTGCACCTGATAATGGAACCCGTTAATATAATCATTGAACTAGTTTGGAATATTCATTATATTTTGAATAGTTGCAGGACTTAGTCATGCCTGTGTTGAATAATATATGGAATCTATAATCTTTCAATTGTTAAAGAATAGGCGAAAGGAGGAATTAGTTTGTCCGATTTTTGTCCATTTTTTTTGGATACGGGAGATGCGAGAATTGTTGATGCTGGGTTAAGCACCCGTTATTGTACAAGTCAGATGAATCCTGGAAAAAAGATGGTTAAAGGAAGCTATAAAACATTATTAGCCAAGCGGGGATATGGACTAAAAAGTAAAATATGTTTTTCCGACTCCATGGTATGTCCTTTTTATGATGGAGTAAGTACAAATTTAAAAAAATAAACGACACTGAAATCTTTTACGATATTATAATTGAAACTGAAGGCTATAGCAGAAATGATTTTATTTGTGCCTACTCTATTTTAGTCCACGGTTCAACGGTCGATTATAAAGTTGCTATCATTGGAAGAGCATATGGAAATGTTGAAAATTGTGCTGTGTTAGAGGATGACAGACTTGTTGTGCTGATTGATAACTATTTTGTTTTATTTGACTTTAAAGAGTCAACGAGTAGAAAACATGGTTCTTATATTAAGCTTTGGAACGGGCATCGAAATATACCCGTTTGATGATGGTTACATCGTTAATGGAGAAATTGACATTATTAAAGTGGATAAGTTCGTAAATAAGGTTTGGGATTTTAGCGGAAGGGATATTTGGGTAAGACCTAACAGCGAGTCTTCAATCAAGATTTTAGATGACAGCTTGTTTTTGACTGACTGGGAAGAGAGGGCAATTTTGAGACATCTCAAAATTGCCCTCTTTATTTATTAGTAATCGGAATAATGCGCTTATATTTTGCGAAAAATAGTTAGTACTTTTTTATTACTAACTATTGACGTGTGAATAAGTTAGTAATAAAATAATACTAACATCAGATGGTAATGATTCAATACTAAGTAAGGGGTGCTTCAAATGGAATTAAGAGACCATCAAGAACTTACGGAACAAGAATTTTTAACGAGCTATGATGCGGGGCAATTTGAAAGACCTTCTGTAACTGTTGATACTGCGATTTTCACGATTACCAGTGATGATGAAGTCAACAAACGAAACCTTTCGAATCAAGAACTCCAAGTGCTTCTAATAAAGCGTGGTGGGCATCCATATTTGGGCCAATGGGCGTTGCCAGGGGGATTCGTTAATCCTAAAGAAGATGTTGACCATGCAGCAGTCAGAGAGCTTAAAGAAGAAACCAACCTAGACTGTAGCTACATGGAACAGTTATATACCTGGGGCGAAGTAAATCGTGATCCAAGAACCCGGGTGATCAGCATTTCTTATTTAGCGTTATTGGATTCCACAAAGTTTAATATTCAAGCTGGTGACGATGCGTCTGATGCGAAGTGGTATACGGTTAAAGATACTGTACTTAAAAAAGAAAAAACTCTATCAGAAGATGGTTTTATTCAGCAGAAGTGGGTTCAGCTTGAACTTATTAGTGATGAAGTAAGGTTATCTGCGATCATTAAGATCATCAAGATTGTAAAAGGCACCACCATTGAGTACAGGCGAGAAGTTGTCGAACAGACGGGAATTGCTTTTGACCATGCGCGCATCATTCAGTACAGCATCGAGCGCTTACGTAACAAGGTTGATTATACCGATATTGCTTTTAGGTTGATGCCCCATCGCTTCACGCTAAGCGAATTGCAGAAGGTCTATGAAGTTATTCTTGGTAAAAACCTTTATAAAGCTCAATTTCGTTTAAAGATCGAGAAGATGGTAAACGGGACCGGAGAGTTTCAAAGGGGAAAGGCACATAAACCCGCTGAACTCTTTCGATTTAACCCCAATTGGGATGAGGACGATAATTTTTGAAGGAGAAACTATTGAGGGGGAATTGAAGTGTTTGATAAACGTGATTTTTTAGGATTTGCGAATCAAGTTCTAAGCAAACAAGTTGATGTTCTTAACAACTTGGGGGCATTATCGGCCAGCGATCTAGACCTAACTAAAACAGTCCTTGTGGTCATTGACATGGTTAACGGGTTTGCCAAGGAAGGTGCACTTTACAGTCCCCGAATCGAAGGGCTTATCGCTGAAATCGAGAGAGTCATGCAAATTTGCAACGATCGTGGTATCCCCATCGTAGCTTTTGCAGATAATCACACCGATGAAAGTCCTGAATTCAAACGCTATCCCATACACTGCGGGTATAACTCTAAGGAATCAGAAGTCGTGGAGGAGTTCCGAGGCCTTTGTCTGGTCTTTAATAAAAACTCAATCAATGGTTATCTTGAAGCGGAGTTTCGAGAATGGCTAAATGTCCATCCAGATATTAATACATTCATCGTTGTTGGCGACTGCACGGATATTTGTATCGCCTCATTCGCTCTAACCGCTCAAGCAGATTTCGACCGGCGAAACAGGGACTCTTCGGTGATCGTTTTAACCCAAGGCGTGGAAACCTTTGATATCCCAGGTATTCATGATGGCGACGTTTATCAGATGCTTGGGCTAATGTATATGTCCTCAAATGGCGTGAGACTTGTCTCGACGTTAGTTGAATAGAAAGAAAGGAGCGATGAAGATATGAGTGTTTTTAACGGTCAACGACTGCCGGCTGAAATCTTTAAAATTGACACTGAACGGATGAGAAAAGGGTGGTACTCTGACGCGTATTTCTTAAATATCGTCAAAATCCTCGAAACTCTATCAGAAGAAGACTATACGTTTGAAGGCAAAAGTGACCTTCAAGATATTCCGGAGGATAAATTGGCCCAAGTAAAAAACGGTGATATTGTCGTTGAGATGCAATTTTTTACTCGACGAAAACCCTATAGTTTGGTGGCTGGGGTCGACGAGGCTTTGACTATTCTTAAAGAATGCACCGGTTATTATGATGATATTGGTGACTTTGTTAATATGTATCATACGCTTGAGATCGAAGTGGTTGAGGATGGGACATTCGTTAAATATGATGGAAACCCCATGGGCGTACAACCCGTGCTTAAAGTGAGAGGAATTTATCGCTATTTCGCATTACTGGAAACTCCGATTCTGGGGGCTCTTTCGGAGGCATCACGGGTAGCTACGAACGTTTATAATGTTCTTAAAGCGGCGAAAGGGAAAGATATTCTCTTCTTTCCAGCTCGTTTCGTTCACTACAAAATGCAGGCGCTGCACGGGTATGCTTATTCCTTGGCAGTACAAGCGTATAACGAGAAATACGGTAAGACATCCAATACCTTTGTTTCTACCGACGACCAAGGTGATTGGTGGGGCGGGAAAGCCGGGGGTACAATAGCCCATGCATCCATCGCGGCTTTCCTCGGCGATACGTCCGAAACCATGATGCAATTTTCGCGGATTATGCCGGTTGAAGTCCCCAGGATTGCCCTCGTGGATTACCACAATGATTGCCTTGGCGACACTCTTGAGGTGATGAAAAGGATGTTCAACAAGTATTGGAGTCTTTTAAAAGAGGGTAAAAAGGAAGAAGCCCAAAAGTATCAACTCTTTGGCGTTCGCCCAGATACCTCGGGGAATATGCGTGATGTGTCAATTCCTCCCCTGGGTGATAAGAAATTAGACTGTGGCGTAAATCCACGCTTAATCTGGGCACTGCGCAACGCGATCAATGATGTTTTTAAACAATGGGATATTCCATTTGAAGCGATTCAGGTGGCTAAAGAGTGGTGCCATGCGGTTCGGATTGTGGTTACAGGAGGCTTTAACGCCAAAAAAATCACGATGTTTGAGGAATTAGGTGTGCCGGTTGATATTTACGGGGTCGGTTCTTCACTTCTGGAAAACTCGGATGAAACAAATAACGATTACACATCGGATATTGTCCGAGTAAAGTTAGACGAAATATGGGTGGAAATGCATAAAGTCGGGCGAGGCCCTTGCGATAACCCAAATCTTGAGCGAATTCAGTAGGGGTGAGGGGATGGAAGGTTTCATTGCAGTATTTGGCGGGTCATTTAGTCCTGTTACAAATGCTCATTTAGCGATAGCAGAACAGATTACCAATCTCTATGACATTGAAAAGGTTATCTTTTTACCGGTGAGCGATTTGTATGAAAAGAGAGGACTCATGTCAGCTGAACATCGTGTGGAGATGTTAAAGCTAGCGTGTGAATCAAACACCAAGTTTGAAGTCTCTGAAATAGAGGTTCAGTCGACAACCCTGCTGAATACGATTGACTCACTGCGTAGGCTGCGAAAACAGTATCCGGATCATCCGATGGCGTTTGTCATAGGTTCCGACAATTTAAGGCTGATTGATACCTGGAACGATTTTCAAGAACTTATGGATGATTACTATTTTATTGTTATTCCCCGGAATGGAGATAACCCCCAAAAGATGATTCGGAAAAACCCGTCACTCCTGGCAAATTTGGAAAGCTTTTTAATTCCTGAAGGCTATATACGAAATGATGGAAATTCGACTCATGTCCGTGACTTGCTTAAAGTCGGTAAGAGTGTCCGTTATCTTGTACCGGAACCAACGTACTTTTATCTGGAAAATAATTTGAAGGGATGGGGTTTTAATGCGTGAATGGAATGAAGAGATTAAAAACAGAGTGGAATGGATTAAAGGTATCTTGAAAGACGCTGGAGCCAAGGGTATTGTGATTGGAATGTCTTCCGGAAAGGACAGCAACACTGTAGCTGCTCTTTCGAAATTGGCAACAGACAATGTTCTTGGTGTGGTCATGCCTTGTGATAGTGTTGAAACGGATAAACAGGATGCGCTCCGTGTCGCTGAACAACTCGGAATTAAGACAGTCGAAGTCAATCTGAAGGATAGTTATTCAGCGCTGTCTCAGAGCCTCAAAGAAGGAATGGGGGGACCCCTTTCTCTGATGGCTTCGGCAAATATTAAACCGCGCCTTCGTATGACCACACTTTATGCCGTTGCTCAAGAAAGGGGGTACTTGGTAGCCGGTACCGATAATCTCTCGGAAGCTGTGATGGGATATTTCACCAAGTGGGGTGATGGTTCGTTTGACTTTTGTCCGATTTCTGACTTAACAGCAACTGAAGTCGTGGAACTTGGCAAGGAACTCGGTATCCCAAAAGAGATTATTGAGAAAGCACCTTCAGCCGGGCTCTGGGAAGGACAAACTGATGAAGGGGAAATGGGGATTACCTACAAAGAAATCGATACCTTTATACGATTAGGTATCGCGAAGCCTGATAACATCGAGAAAATTAGAAAAGCTTACCACAAAAACGCTCATAAACGACAGTTACCATATAGCTATGGGACGATTGAGTCACCTGTTTTAGCAACTCTTTAATAACCTCTTATATGTATGACAGGTAAAATTGAAAGCGAGCCAGAGCTACTCTGTGCTCGCTTATAGTATTCAGAAGAAAAGGACGTATGCTGTCCCTCGGGAATATAGGGTAATTCGAATTTGATTCCAAGCAATTAATGCCAGGATAGTAGGTTAAAAATCCATAAACTCAAGTTCTATTTTAGGCTTGAGTTTTTAATAGCCGAAATTTTAGCAATGCTAAAATCCGGCTATTTTTGTGTCGTTTTCTAATTTTTCAATCCAGAACTGAACAACTTGGAATGGTGGTGAGGGTATTTGTTATCCAGAACCATGCAATATTTTCATACCTATACCAATAACGTATACGTCATTTAAAGTCTACCCAGAAGCTGATAAGTTTTTATTTGACTGCAAAATTCCATCAATTCCAGTAAATATGCGGGTTTGATCTATAGTTGCCAGAAAAAATATGAAGCTATTATTTAGGCATGGTTCTTGCTTATTAATGTTGTATAATGTCAAACCGCTCAACCATGTAGCAGCTAATAATATTTTTCCGGGAAAGGAGTAGGCAGGTTAGTGAAATAATTACCATACTCAGTTAATCAACCACAGATTGCACAGAGAATACCCGTTCAGAATTCCCCAAACAAACCAGTAAGTAGGTGGTGAATTTCGTGACAGAAAATATCTATCTGATAATGCTGCTGCTGTTTAGCGCAGGCATTTTACTGCCCATCCTCACGAGCAGCAGCCCAAAAATAACGAACATTTTAGCTCACGGTTTATCAGTGTTCGGTTGTTTAGCCATTGTGGCCTGTTCAGTTGAAGTATTTATTGCCGGTGGAGTGACTTTCACTTATGCTATGGGTCTGCCGGTGGGAGCGTTAATCATCCGAATTGATAATTTAGCTGCATTTTTCCTGCTGGCCTTAGGAGTAGTAGGGACAGCGGCCAGTATTTACGCTCTCGGCTACAGCCGGGAGTATTACAAGCAGCGATTAGGATTAATGGCCGCCCTTTATAACTGCTTTATCTTATCAATGGCTCTGGTCCTGACCGTCAGCCAGGTGGCCTATTTCCTGATCGCCTGGGAGCTAATGACCGTAGTTTCTTTCTTCCTGGTCAACCATGAATATGAAAAGACAGCTAACACCCGTGCCGCTTATAAGTACATTTTGATGACCACCCTGGGAACAGTCTTTATTACCACGGCCTTTTTAATTCTTAGTATGACGGTGCACAGTTTGGACTTCCAAATGTTCAAAGGTGCTTCCTTAACCAATACCCTGCGTAATCTTGTTTTTTTCTGTGCCTTACTTGGTTTCGGTACCAAGGCAGGTGTGATCCCCCTGCACATTTGGCTGCCTGAAGCACACCCGGCGGCACCCAGCCATGTCTCGGCTCTGATGTCCGGGATAATGATCAAGACTGCAATTTATGGTATGTGCCGGTTTTTCCTGGAGTTCTTGGGTGTCGGACCTGCCTGGTGGGGTGAGGTGGTTCTTTTTCTGGCCATTGTCTCCTCAGTCCTGGGTGTTTTATATGCCCTGATGCAGAACGACCTAAAGCGTCTGCTGGCCTATAGCTCGGTAGAAAACATCGGGATCATCTTGCTGGGTATTGGCGCGGGTATGGTCTTCATGAGTAACAATCAGCCTATCCTGGCGGGACTGGCTTTTGTGGCAGGACTTTATCACCTTTTTAACCACGCCGTCTTTAAATCCCTGCTCTTCCTGGGTGCCGGTTCAGTACTCTATTCTACCCATACTAAAAACATCGAGGACCTGGGCGGACTGATCAAGAAAATGCCATACACCGCAGTTTTCTTTCTGACCGGTGCCGCTGCAATCTCAGCTTTGCCGACACTTAACGGTTTCGTCAGCGAATGGCTGACCTACCAGTCACTTTTCTATCTGCCCCAGGCAGTAACCGGTATCATTCCTCGTTTAGGGTCTGTTATTTTGATCGGTTTGCTGGGCTTAACGGGGGCCCTGGCAGCGAACTGTTTTGTTAAGGCCTTTGGGGTAACTTTCCTGGCCAAGCCCCGCAGTAAACACGCGGAACAGGCCAAAGAAGTTCCCGCCACAATGCTGACCGGGATGGGCCTGCTGTCCCTAATGTGTTTGGCCCTGGGTGTTTGGCCCCAAGGGATGCTCAAGCTTTTACAGGGAGTTTTATCCCCATTTACCGGACTTGATGTCAGCACTCTGTTCAAACACCAGTGGTATGCTGCAGCCTTTAACATTCCACAGGCTAATGGCGTTATCGCCATGCCGTTGGTCATAGGCATGCTGGTTGTTGGTCTGATCGCCGCAGTGCTGATCTACAACTTCAATGGTAAACCGAAAAATGTGGAAGGGGAAACCTGGACCTGCGGTATTATTCCCAATGCCCGGATGGAATACACTGCCACCGGGTTTGCCCAACCGGTTCGCCGGGCCTATAAGGCTTTTCTCCGTACGAAAGACACGGTTACTGCCGATAAATCCCTTAATCCCTACCACGGGGTTAAGATGAAAATGACCGTGGGGATTAGCTATCTGATCGACGTGTGGCTTTATCGACCGGTCAAAAAAGGAATCTTGTTCTTGGTCAACCGTGTCAAACCCCTGCAATCCGGTAATTTGCAGCATTACATCGGTTATGTCCTGCTGGTAACCGTCGTTATTCTAATTCTGGGAGTGAGGTGGTAAGCATGTCAGTATTGTTCATGATCATTCAGGTTGTCGTGCTGGCAGTGCTGGCTCCTTTGGTAGCAGGTGTGATCAAAAACACCAAGGGCAAAATGCAAAGCAGAAGGGGACCCGGTTACTTTCAGGTTTACTATGACCTAAGGAAATACTTCAAAAAAGATAATGTAATTTCTCCGACAGTTTCCTGGATATTCTTGGCGGCACCTTATATTTACTTTGCCACAGCCCTGGGAGCGGCAGCCTTGGCCCCGACTCTCTTGTTTGACCGTGGTCTGCACTATGACAGCATCTTTGTCTTGATCTACATGCTGGCACTGGGCAGGTTCTTTCTGGCCCTGGCCTCCCTGGATGCCGGTAGTACCTTTGGCGGAATGGGTGGTTCCCGGGAAATGTTTATCAATGTTCTGGTGGAGCCTGTGATGATGCTGACCTTGTTCACTGTGGCTATGCGGGCTAATAGCACGGTAATGTCTCAAATGGCCGGTGCCGCAGCAGCTTCCGGAATTTCCTTATCGGCCATTCTGGCAGCCATCGCTTTTCTGATTCTTACGGTTGCTGAAACCGGACGTATCCCGCTGGACAACCCGGATACTCATCTGGAATTAACCATGGTTCACGAAGGTATGGTCTTAGAGTATTGCGGACGCTCAGTTGGTTTGATTTTTTGGGCTTCCGCAATTAAGCAGCTGGTTACCATCCTGCTGATGGTCAACTTCTTTCTGCCCTGGAACCCGGTTGGTAGCTTGCCCCCCGTTGTTTGGATGATCCTGAAGGTCCTGGTGATTGCGTTTGTCCTGGCTGGTATTGAAACCAGTACCAACAAGATGCGTCTTTTCAGATTACCAGGATTGTTGATCGCAACCGGCTGCTTATCACTACTGGCGATTATCGCCATGTAGCAAGGAGGGAAATATTCATGACACTATTAACAATCCTGCTCTTAGCCGGTGCGGTCATTTTAACCAGGGTATCCTCTCTGCGGACTGCTGTCGGTATCTTAGGGCTTCAATCGGTGATTGTGGCTCTGGCTTGTTTGATATTCGGTCTTAAGACCGGGGAATTTCATATGTATATCGCCGCTGTGCTGACGGCGGTCATTAAAGTTGGTTTAATCGTCTATTCCCTTTGGAGGGTTACCTTGCAATTAAAACATGAACGGGAAATCGCTAACTTCAACGTCTCGTTCCTCCTGGCCATTCTGGCGATCATTGTTTCCTATGGGTTTGTCAATAAAGTTTTGCCCCATATGGCGGGAGAAACCTTGGGAGCTGCCATCGCTTTAACGATGATCGGTCTCTTGATGATCATCGCCCGCTCTCAGGCCATTATGCAGGTTGTCGGTTTAATAACCATGGAGAACGGACTGTACCTTTTAGGTTTATCCATCACCAAAGGTTTGCCGCTGATCATCGAGATGGGTATCTTCTTTGATATCCTGGTTGCTGTGGTTGTCTTGGTAATTCTCACTCATAGACTTAAGTACTCCTTTGAGACCACAGACACCAGCATCTTAAACGAGTTAAAGGGGTGATATCGATGTTCGAGTTGATCTTAGCGGCCTTAGTGCTGCCGATTGTCGTAGGGTTAATTACCCTGACGCAAAAGAATCTTACCACGATCCGCTATACTAATCTGGCAGGGAGCGCCTTAACCAGCGGCATTATACTGGCGATAATTCGCAAAATTACCGAAATTAAAGTATTTAGCAGTGAGTTTCTGTATGTGGACTACCTGAGTGCTGTACTGCTATTAGTGGTAGCTCTGCTGACCTTTACTGCCACCTTATTTTCCCTGCCTTATATGGAGAGGGAAGTAAAAGAAGGGCATGCCACGGAAAAGATGATTCCCCGCTACTACGCCCTGCTTAACTTGTTTACCTTTGCCATGGTCAGCGTTCTGGTCGTGGGAAACCTGGGTCTGATGTGGGTGGCTGTGGAAGGTACGACTCTGGCTTCCGCGCTGCTGGTGGCCTTCTACTTCAACCGTTCTGCCCTGGAAGCAGCCTGGAAATACGTCATGATTTGCACGGTGGGTATTTGTTTAGCTCTGCTGGGTACGATGATACTCTATTACGCCCAGGTTAATGCGGTTGGCGAGACCCAGGCTTTGAATTGGCTCTACTTGAAGCAAATCAGTAACACCCTTAATCCTACCATTGTTAAATTAGCCTTTGTCTTCATCCTGATTGGTTACGGCACCAAGGCCGGTCTGGCTCCCATGCATACCTGGCTGCCGGACGCCCACAGTCAGGCCCCCTCGCCGGTTAGCGGGCTTTTATCCGGTGCGCTGCTGAGCTGTGCTTTCTACGCTCTGATTCGCAATATCATTATTATCCAAGGAACCATTGGGACAGAGTTTATTCATACAGTCCTGCTCGGACTTGGTATACTCTCTGTTTTGCTGGCCATACCCTTTGTCTTGGTACAGCATGATGTTAAACGATTGCTGGCTTATTCTTCCGTCGAACACATGGGCATTATCGCCATCGGTTTCGGTGTCGGTACCCCCCTGGCAGTGTATGCAGCCCTCTTACACATCATTAACCATGCCATAGCCAAGTCTGCTCTGTTCTATCTGGTCGGTATCATCAGCCAGGAATATAAAACCAGACATATTAAAGAGATCCAAGGAATTGCCCGAGTGATGCCCAGCGTAGCGACTATGTTCATGATTGGCATCTTAGCCATCACAGGGACACCGCCGCTGAACATCTTTATTAGTAAGTTCCTACTGATCATGGCCATGTTCGAGAACAAAATGTGGCTCCTAGGCGGGTTAACTCTTCTGTTGCTGGTCGGTGTCTTTGCCGGTTTGATGAACTACGCCTTAAAGATGACCTTTAGCAACGTTCCTGAAAAAATGAAGCGGGCCAATGTTTCGCCAGTCGCTCTAACTGCCATTGGTCTTTCTCTCTGCCTAATGATAATCGGTGGAGTTTACCTGCCGCCGATTCTAAGCGAAATCTTAA comes from Desulfosporosinus meridiei DSM 13257 and encodes:
- the nadD gene encoding nicotinate (nicotinamide) nucleotide adenylyltransferase; protein product: MEGFIAVFGGSFSPVTNAHLAIAEQITNLYDIEKVIFLPVSDLYEKRGLMSAEHRVEMLKLACESNTKFEVSEIEVQSTTLLNTIDSLRRLRKQYPDHPMAFVIGSDNLRLIDTWNDFQELMDDYYFIVIPRNGDNPQKMIRKNPSLLANLESFLIPEGYIRNDGNSTHVRDLLKVGKSVRYLVPEPTYFYLENNLKGWGFNA
- a CDS encoding cysteine hydrolase family protein, with the protein product MFDKRDFLGFANQVLSKQVDVLNNLGALSASDLDLTKTVLVVIDMVNGFAKEGALYSPRIEGLIAEIERVMQICNDRGIPIVAFADNHTDESPEFKRYPIHCGYNSKESEVVEEFRGLCLVFNKNSINGYLEAEFREWLNVHPDINTFIVVGDCTDICIASFALTAQADFDRRNRDSSVIVLTQGVETFDIPGIHDGDVYQMLGLMYMSSNGVRLVSTLVE
- the nadE gene encoding NAD(+) synthase, translating into MREWNEEIKNRVEWIKGILKDAGAKGIVIGMSSGKDSNTVAALSKLATDNVLGVVMPCDSVETDKQDALRVAEQLGIKTVEVNLKDSYSALSQSLKEGMGGPLSLMASANIKPRLRMTTLYAVAQERGYLVAGTDNLSEAVMGYFTKWGDGSFDFCPISDLTATEVVELGKELGIPKEIIEKAPSAGLWEGQTDEGEMGITYKEIDTFIRLGIAKPDNIEKIRKAYHKNAHKRQLPYSYGTIESPVLATL
- a CDS encoding sigma-54-dependent transcriptional regulator, whose translation is MKILLVDDERESRSFLANYLALQGHTIIECDSGEEALEVYKENRFQMVLSDIKMSGMSGIELIEAIKSLDTEPKADLVLYTGFVDVSLAISALRAGAYDYLTKPINFEELTSILDRVEEHQNLLYENKVLTEHFDEKLKVATRDAEQQLTQLKQLVAKQAGIENIGVFSDVMKNLVKHAQQYHTDRTVPVLIQGETGVGKEVIARIIHYGNMETPGPFVDINCAAISPTLFESELFGYEGGSFTGGVNKGQKGKFDIAAGGTLFLDEIVELPLELQAKLLRVLEEKSFYRVGGLKKIKTDVRIICTANLDFEKQIEEGMFRIDLYYRLKVGRILIPPLRERADDILPLTLMFLTDFSKRRGKHFSRISEPAAKFLLSYPWPGNVRELRNAMEWVSFMFDDEELTLEHLSNLTPKSTEEKKGTKSLAPDPINLDEHIDDLIEEALKIYNGNKTKAAHHLGISVRALYYRLERMKKNAASKK
- a CDS encoding NUDIX hydrolase encodes the protein MELRDHQELTEQEFLTSYDAGQFERPSVTVDTAIFTITSDDEVNKRNLSNQELQVLLIKRGGHPYLGQWALPGGFVNPKEDVDHAAVRELKEETNLDCSYMEQLYTWGEVNRDPRTRVISISYLALLDSTKFNIQAGDDASDAKWYTVKDTVLKKEKTLSEDGFIQQKWVQLELISDEVRLSAIIKIIKIVKGTTIEYRREVVEQTGIAFDHARIIQYSIERLRNKVDYTDIAFRLMPHRFTLSELQKVYEVILGKNLYKAQFRLKIEKMVNGTGEFQRGKAHKPAELFRFNPNWDEDDNF